Proteins encoded by one window of Emticicia oligotrophica DSM 17448:
- a CDS encoding helix-turn-helix transcriptional regulator, translated as MFHKVYRPHPALSEFVNNIMVFRFELDRNLPRPEFSFPPLPEQCLYFYPFEAPESEYLTTNKKVKLNRSILVGPQVNRIKLKMHHSNFTVKVGFQPCGLYRLLGISMNKFPVDESLDSTYILDKDIHFINEQLAETQSPDRLKEIVETFLLKKLNKLRSRLPIDSVLPIILKDGGLVNVNTIASQACVSNRQLERQFLQRVGVSPKFFIRQTRFAKAWVMKENTPNIKWTTIAHECGYFDQMHLIRDFKAFCGVSPSVIENEFNETPFSLRNQLYY; from the coding sequence ATGTTTCACAAAGTTTATAGACCACATCCAGCTTTGAGCGAATTTGTGAATAACATCATGGTTTTTCGCTTTGAATTAGACCGAAATCTACCTCGACCTGAGTTTTCGTTTCCACCACTTCCCGAGCAATGCCTTTATTTTTATCCTTTTGAAGCTCCTGAAAGTGAATATCTTACCACCAATAAAAAAGTAAAACTCAATCGCAGCATTTTGGTTGGCCCGCAGGTGAATCGAATCAAGTTGAAGATGCACCATTCAAATTTTACGGTGAAAGTTGGTTTTCAACCGTGTGGCTTATATCGTTTGTTAGGTATTTCGATGAATAAGTTTCCCGTTGATGAATCGCTTGATAGTACTTATATTTTGGATAAAGATATTCATTTTATCAACGAACAATTAGCCGAAACGCAATCGCCTGATAGGTTGAAAGAAATTGTTGAGACTTTTCTACTAAAAAAACTCAATAAATTACGTAGCAGACTGCCAATTGACAGTGTTTTGCCGATTATTCTAAAAGATGGCGGACTTGTAAATGTTAATACCATTGCTTCGCAAGCTTGTGTGAGTAACCGACAATTAGAACGCCAATTTTTGCAGCGAGTAGGAGTTTCGCCTAAGTTTTTTATTCGCCAAACTCGCTTTGCTAAGGCTTGGGTTATGAAAGAAAATACACCCAATATCAAATGGACTACCATTGCTCACGAATGTGGCTACTTTGACCAAATGCACTTGATTCGAGATTTTAAGGCCTTTTGTGGAGTTTCCCCTTCAGTTATCGAAAACGAATTTAATGAAACTCCATTTTCGCTTCGTAATCAGCTCTATTATTAA
- the panC gene encoding pantoate--beta-alanine ligase, with product MHIFNTISETQQFLKAQQRGGKTIGFVPTMGALHAGHISLVEKAKHENELAVCSIFVNPTQFNNPEDLKKYPRTLEKDCTMLEAAGCDVVFAPSAEEMYPSLPQLRMDFGSLETVMEGKFRPGHFNGVGIVVSKLFNVVKPEKAYFGLKDLQQVAVIRKMVQDLSFDVEIIPCPTMREADGLAMSSRNTRLSTEARILAPQIYKALNLAKQTLQEGASAKAAQAVVKQHFEAFPAFELEYFEVANFDSLESIEAKIADGKTALCIAAFLDGVRLIDNIVF from the coding sequence ATGCATATTTTCAATACAATTTCTGAAACCCAGCAATTTCTCAAAGCCCAACAAAGGGGGGGTAAAACTATTGGTTTTGTGCCTACGATGGGGGCTTTACACGCAGGACACATCTCTTTAGTTGAGAAGGCCAAACACGAAAACGAATTGGCCGTTTGTAGTATTTTCGTGAACCCAACACAGTTCAATAATCCAGAAGATTTAAAAAAATACCCACGTACGCTCGAAAAAGACTGTACAATGCTCGAAGCTGCGGGCTGTGATGTGGTTTTTGCTCCATCAGCCGAAGAAATGTATCCGAGTTTGCCACAATTACGTATGGATTTTGGAAGTTTGGAAACTGTTATGGAAGGAAAGTTTCGCCCCGGACATTTCAATGGCGTTGGAATTGTGGTTAGCAAACTTTTCAATGTTGTAAAACCCGAAAAAGCTTATTTCGGACTCAAAGACCTGCAACAAGTGGCTGTTATTAGAAAAATGGTGCAGGATTTAAGTTTTGATGTAGAAATTATTCCGTGTCCGACTATGCGTGAAGCGGATGGATTGGCGATGTCTTCACGCAATACACGTCTTTCAACAGAAGCTCGAATTTTGGCTCCACAAATTTATAAGGCCCTCAATTTAGCCAAGCAAACCTTACAAGAAGGGGCAAGTGCCAAGGCTGCCCAAGCAGTTGTCAAACAACATTTTGAAGCATTTCCAGCTTTTGAATTAGAATATTTTGAAGTAGCTAATTTTGACTCTCTCGAATCTATCGAAGCAAAAATTGCAGATGGTAAAACTGCACTTTGTATAGCGGCATTCTTAGACGGTGTCCGTTTAATAGATAACATTGTATTTTAA
- a CDS encoding glycosyltransferase family protein, whose protein sequence is MKYLFIIQGEGRGHLTQAIALSEMLSKNNHEVIGALVGSADGKKIPSFFLEKFHAPSFSFASPCLAYCKKTKALDIRKTLTQTFLNVKKYISSIRKINTIINQLNPDIIINFYDVLGGIHQFLYRPAIPMVCIAHQYLLLHPNFQHPKNHWFDQLLVNTNTRITALGSIKKLALSFTPFANDEKQNIYVIPPLLRSEIEQLKPQNKDFVLVYLTQYSLADELIKWHSKNPKVMVHCFWDKPQNTEVYKYARNLHFHRINGQKFLEMMQNCNGLVTTAGFESVCEAMYLGKPTLMIPVPKHYEQACNALDAKRAGAGIMGNKFELNEFMKYIPKHQDISTDFQLWHSRSTFLFLREIDNIFDTHNAPNFDLIPTIA, encoded by the coding sequence ATGAAATATCTTTTCATTATCCAAGGCGAAGGTCGTGGGCATCTAACTCAAGCGATTGCCCTCAGCGAAATGCTGAGTAAAAATAATCATGAAGTAATTGGAGCTCTTGTAGGTTCGGCCGATGGCAAGAAAATTCCATCATTTTTTCTTGAAAAATTTCATGCACCAAGCTTCTCATTTGCAAGCCCTTGTTTGGCATATTGCAAGAAAACCAAAGCACTAGATATTAGAAAAACACTTACCCAAACCTTTTTGAATGTAAAAAAATACATTTCAAGTATCCGAAAAATAAACACCATTATCAATCAATTGAACCCCGATATAATTATAAATTTTTATGACGTTTTGGGCGGAATTCATCAATTTTTATATCGACCAGCCATTCCGATGGTATGTATCGCCCATCAATACCTGCTACTCCACCCTAACTTTCAACACCCAAAAAACCATTGGTTTGATCAATTGCTTGTCAATACCAATACTCGTATTACAGCCTTAGGTTCAATTAAAAAACTGGCCTTATCTTTTACTCCATTTGCCAACGATGAAAAGCAAAATATTTATGTTATACCACCGCTTTTACGCTCAGAAATTGAGCAATTAAAACCCCAAAACAAAGACTTTGTTTTGGTTTATTTAACCCAATATTCTTTGGCAGATGAGCTTATCAAATGGCACAGTAAAAATCCTAAAGTGATGGTCCATTGCTTTTGGGATAAACCCCAAAATACTGAAGTCTATAAATATGCAAGAAATTTGCATTTTCATCGAATAAACGGGCAAAAGTTCTTAGAAATGATGCAAAACTGTAATGGTTTGGTCACTACGGCAGGATTTGAGTCAGTTTGTGAAGCCATGTATTTAGGTAAGCCAACGCTTATGATTCCTGTGCCGAAACACTACGAACAGGCTTGTAATGCACTCGATGCTAAACGTGCGGGTGCTGGCATTATGGGTAATAAATTTGAACTTAATGAGTTCATGAAGTATATCCCTAAACACCAAGATATTAGCACCGATTTTCAATTATGGCATAGCCGTAGTACTTTTTTATTTTTAAGAGAAATTGACAATATTTTTGATACACACAATGCTCCAAATTTTGATTTAATACCTACTATAGCCTGA
- a CDS encoding helix-turn-helix domain-containing protein, translated as MPFFYDLQPSLALRQHVRVYRFMHLSFTDSTLPPAKAYPPRPEVTLSFYPRDSEKVSYEDGRVLPPVRSALIGQQSVVSNRHVGKEFLMVQVVFQPGGLYRLTGIPTIDLNNQYFDAEAVLGKEVKTLNERLTNIEDYPKMIPVVEEFLLNLIKKSTYEVRPIDKVGITMLQNVNQYSLDWLAKESCLSVKQFERNFNERVGINPKYFARIIRFDKAFRMKNAFPNKDWLSIALDCGYYDYQHLVRDYKEFTGMTPASFYMQDTQSPERKFGIVEV; from the coding sequence ATGCCATTTTTTTATGATTTACAACCCAGTTTAGCTTTGCGGCAGCACGTAAGAGTTTATCGGTTTATGCACTTGTCATTTACCGATAGTACTTTACCGCCTGCCAAAGCTTATCCGCCTCGGCCAGAAGTAACTTTGAGTTTTTATCCGAGAGACTCCGAAAAAGTAAGTTATGAAGATGGCCGAGTGCTGCCCCCTGTGCGGTCGGCATTGATTGGGCAGCAAAGTGTGGTGAGTAATCGGCACGTTGGCAAGGAGTTTCTGATGGTGCAAGTTGTTTTTCAACCGGGTGGGCTGTATCGACTAACGGGTATTCCGACGATAGATTTGAATAACCAATATTTTGATGCTGAGGCCGTTTTGGGCAAAGAAGTAAAGACTCTAAACGAACGTCTGACTAATATCGAAGATTATCCAAAGATGATACCCGTTGTCGAAGAATTTTTGTTGAATTTGATTAAGAAATCCACCTACGAGGTTCGCCCGATTGATAAAGTGGGAATTACTATGCTTCAGAATGTCAATCAATATTCGCTTGATTGGTTAGCTAAAGAATCATGTTTGAGTGTTAAGCAGTTTGAAAGAAATTTCAATGAACGTGTAGGTATTAATCCTAAATATTTTGCTCGTATCATTCGATTCGATAAAGCTTTCAGAATGAAAAATGCTTTCCCGAATAAAGATTGGCTTAGTATTGCACTTGATTGCGGCTATTATGATTACCAACATTTGGTAAGAGATTACAAAGAATTTACTGGCATGACTCCCGCCAGTTTTTATATGCAAGATACCCAATCGCCCGAGCGTAAGTTTGGAATCGTTGAGGTGTAG
- a CDS encoding SusD/RagB family nutrient-binding outer membrane lipoprotein has translation MKINKIFTAIFAVAALTLSSCEKSFEELEKDPNRPVNVPASLVLQGVESDMFNNIGRPFSAEMRWNQFYCSNYNYYATNEYTWTSGSNHYNTLKNVIKMEEEAKRAGLADVNGYSALGKFFRAFFFYEMTVRMGDLPMSEALKGIDNIAPKYDSQKAVFVQILKWLDESNDNMGALITKGETSVSGDFYFGGDMRKWQKAVNAYKLRVLVALSKKETDSDLNIKARFSELMSNPTKYPLFTSLTESLQYTYNNFNKYPSNPDNFGFDATRQNMSKAYVEPLSLLNDPRVMITCEPAGAELKAGKKPSDFSAYVGASSAEDLTDMSEKAGRNNGAGYAPGVYSFQNRFRYYRNYTAETTFIVGFPEMCFNIAEAYHLGWATGDAETWYKKGIQASMDFYGVKNGTNTMTYSKTGGRDAADLATFTIDFDFEKYYAQTSVKYDGKTAKGQEQILTQKYLAFFMNSGMEAYFNWRRTGFPKFYAGVGNGNSNRIAIRWQYPLSERTTNSTNYKAAIDSQFGGKDDINDSLWLLK, from the coding sequence ATGAAAATAAATAAAATATTCACTGCTATTTTCGCAGTTGCAGCTCTTACCTTGAGTAGTTGCGAAAAATCTTTCGAAGAACTCGAAAAAGACCCGAACCGCCCAGTGAACGTACCTGCTTCTTTGGTACTTCAAGGAGTAGAATCGGATATGTTCAATAATATTGGTCGTCCATTTAGTGCTGAAATGCGTTGGAATCAGTTCTATTGTTCAAATTATAACTATTATGCAACCAACGAATATACTTGGACATCAGGCTCAAACCATTACAATACGCTTAAAAACGTTATTAAAATGGAAGAGGAAGCTAAGCGTGCAGGCTTGGCCGATGTAAATGGTTATAGTGCTTTAGGTAAATTTTTCCGTGCATTTTTCTTTTATGAAATGACCGTTCGTATGGGAGATTTACCTATGAGTGAAGCACTTAAAGGTATCGACAACATCGCCCCAAAATATGATTCACAAAAAGCAGTTTTTGTGCAAATCTTGAAATGGTTAGATGAATCGAATGATAATATGGGGGCCTTAATTACAAAAGGTGAAACTTCAGTTTCTGGCGATTTTTATTTTGGTGGAGATATGCGTAAATGGCAAAAAGCTGTAAACGCATATAAGTTGAGAGTATTAGTAGCTTTGAGCAAAAAAGAAACGGATAGCGACCTCAATATCAAAGCTCGTTTTTCTGAATTGATGTCAAATCCTACTAAATATCCTTTGTTTACAAGTTTGACAGAAAGCTTACAATATACCTACAATAATTTTAATAAGTATCCTTCAAATCCTGATAACTTTGGTTTTGATGCTACACGTCAGAATATGTCGAAGGCATATGTTGAGCCATTATCTTTACTAAACGACCCACGTGTAATGATTACTTGCGAACCTGCAGGTGCTGAATTGAAAGCAGGCAAAAAACCTTCCGATTTTAGTGCTTACGTGGGTGCATCTTCAGCTGAAGATTTAACCGATATGAGTGAAAAAGCGGGCCGTAATAATGGTGCTGGCTATGCTCCGGGTGTTTATTCATTCCAAAATCGTTTCCGTTATTACCGAAATTATACTGCTGAAACAACTTTTATCGTAGGCTTCCCTGAAATGTGTTTCAATATCGCTGAGGCTTACCATCTAGGTTGGGCAACTGGTGATGCTGAGACTTGGTACAAAAAAGGTATTCAGGCTTCAATGGATTTTTATGGTGTAAAAAATGGTACAAATACCATGACTTACTCAAAAACAGGTGGACGTGATGCAGCTGATTTAGCTACATTTACCATTGATTTTGATTTTGAAAAATATTATGCTCAAACTTCAGTAAAATATGATGGTAAAACAGCTAAAGGTCAAGAGCAGATTTTAACTCAAAAGTATTTGGCGTTTTTCATGAATTCTGGTATGGAAGCGTATTTTAACTGGCGACGTACGGGCTTTCCTAAATTCTATGCAGGTGTTGGTAATGGAAACTCAAACCGTATTGCTATTCGTTGGCAGTATCCGTTATCAGAGCGTACAACAAATTCTACCAATTACAAAGCAGCTATTGATAGCCAGTTTGGTGGAAAAGATGATATCAATGATTCATTATGGTTATTGAAGTAA
- a CDS encoding cupin domain-containing protein gives MQRRNFIQATLAAFPVIANPSKLTDGNRSPKGFTVGAGKDRFNQPIKYRGVNPNDVKISSKDTDGQLSVFEYVGFQKIGPQLHVHFDQDEIFYVVEGEYLFQVGDERSTLKAGDTIFLPRAVPHTWLQLTDKGKLVYFLQPAGKMEEFFKKMNELQGPPTPELVQQIHQAHGMKVVGPPITL, from the coding sequence ATGCAACGCAGAAACTTCATTCAGGCCACTTTAGCCGCTTTTCCAGTAATTGCCAATCCATCAAAATTGACAGACGGAAATCGTTCACCTAAAGGTTTTACGGTAGGAGCAGGTAAAGACCGATTTAACCAACCAATCAAGTACCGAGGTGTAAATCCCAACGATGTAAAAATTTCGAGCAAAGATACCGATGGTCAACTATCAGTATTTGAGTACGTTGGATTTCAGAAGATTGGTCCACAACTACATGTTCATTTCGACCAAGACGAAATTTTTTATGTGGTAGAAGGCGAATATTTGTTTCAAGTAGGCGACGAACGCTCTACACTAAAAGCGGGTGATACGATTTTTTTGCCAAGAGCAGTGCCACATACATGGTTGCAACTAACCGACAAAGGAAAATTGGTGTATTTCTTACAACCTGCCGGCAAAATGGAAGAGTTTTTCAAGAAAATGAATGAATTGCAAGGTCCTCCAACACCCGAATTGGTGCAGCAGATCCATCAAGCACATGGTATGAAAGTAGTTGGCCCGCCTATTACTTTGTAA
- a CDS encoding alkaline phosphatase family protein, whose amino-acid sequence MKKTLFLLLLSLSVFAQNKTENVFIITTDGFRWQELFGGVDTTILKDDKFVRNRNRIKNSFFAPTKEESRQKLMPFMWNTVAKEGQLYGNRWYNNKVNVMNPYWFSYPGYNEILSGYADDKINSNDKNYNENITVLEFLNNQPKLKGKVAAYTTWDAFPYIINDKRSGIPVNAAKDVVKADKLTEKEELLNEILKNYPSLASDRHDFITYYLAKEYIKKNKPKVFFLSFDETDEFAHEAKYDEYLFAANTADRFIGDLWKYCQSTPEYKGKTTFLILTDHGRGDKVKSQWTSHGQKVSDCYQIWMAAIGPDTPALGEVKEEGQLFQNQIAKTAAKLLGYEFENGKPVGTVITGIKK is encoded by the coding sequence ATGAAAAAAACTCTCTTTTTACTTTTACTGAGCCTTTCCGTCTTTGCTCAAAACAAAACCGAAAACGTTTTTATTATCACAACTGATGGTTTTCGTTGGCAAGAACTTTTTGGAGGAGTTGACACCACAATTTTGAAAGATGATAAATTTGTCAGAAATCGTAATAGAATAAAAAATAGCTTTTTCGCCCCAACAAAAGAAGAAAGCCGTCAAAAATTAATGCCATTTATGTGGAATACGGTTGCCAAAGAAGGACAATTGTATGGTAATCGTTGGTACAATAATAAGGTGAATGTCATGAATCCATATTGGTTTTCTTATCCTGGCTATAATGAGATTTTAAGTGGGTATGCCGATGATAAAATCAATTCGAACGATAAAAATTATAACGAAAATATCACCGTACTTGAGTTTCTAAACAATCAGCCTAAATTAAAAGGAAAGGTTGCGGCTTATACTACATGGGATGCTTTCCCTTACATAATTAACGATAAACGTAGTGGAATTCCTGTAAATGCTGCTAAAGATGTAGTGAAAGCAGATAAATTGACTGAAAAAGAAGAACTTTTGAATGAAATTTTGAAAAACTACCCAAGTCTTGCAAGCGACCGTCATGATTTCATTACCTATTATTTAGCTAAAGAATATATCAAGAAAAATAAGCCGAAGGTCTTCTTTTTATCTTTTGATGAAACTGATGAGTTTGCCCATGAAGCTAAATATGATGAGTATCTTTTTGCGGCGAATACTGCCGATAGATTCATTGGCGATTTATGGAAATATTGTCAATCAACGCCTGAATATAAAGGTAAAACAACTTTCCTTATTTTAACTGACCATGGTAGAGGTGATAAAGTAAAATCGCAATGGACAAGCCATGGTCAAAAAGTGTCTGATTGTTATCAGATTTGGATGGCAGCCATTGGGCCAGACACGCCAGCATTAGGAGAAGTAAAAGAAGAAGGACAATTATTCCAAAATCAAATTGCTAAAACGGCAGCCAAGTTATTGGGTTATGAATTTGAAAATGGCAAGCCCGTGGGAACTGTCATTACAGGAATAAAAAAGTAG
- a CDS encoding UDP-2,3-diacylglucosamine diphosphatase: MKKHKHFRTIVLSDIHLGTSGSKAKEVTEFLKQYRCQRLILNGDIIDGWALKKYGNWKKKHTAFFRVVLKMMDKHDTKVVYLRGNHDDFLDQIMPLVVGKQFQIRRDYILHSGDKRFYITHGDVFDSITTNMKWLAHLGDLGYTFLLWLNKNYNAYREWRGLPYYSLSQVVKQKVKIAVNYVNDFEEKLSDLAKAKDCDGIICGHIHQAAIREINGITYLNSGDWVETMSALVEDFDGKWSLVYYSVSDEISETDENEEEEEPSNNEKFVLPRIAASL, encoded by the coding sequence ATGAAAAAACACAAACATTTTCGCACCATTGTACTTTCTGATATTCATTTAGGAACGAGTGGTTCCAAAGCGAAGGAAGTTACTGAATTTCTAAAACAATACCGCTGCCAAAGGCTCATCTTGAATGGTGATATCATTGATGGTTGGGCGTTGAAAAAATACGGAAACTGGAAGAAAAAACACACAGCTTTTTTTAGAGTTGTGCTGAAAATGATGGACAAACATGATACTAAAGTTGTGTATTTAAGGGGAAATCACGATGATTTTCTTGACCAAATAATGCCTTTGGTAGTTGGAAAACAATTCCAAATCAGAAGAGACTACATACTCCATTCGGGCGATAAAAGATTTTACATTACCCACGGCGATGTTTTTGATAGCATCACTACTAACATGAAATGGCTCGCACATTTGGGAGATTTGGGCTATACTTTTCTACTTTGGCTAAATAAAAACTACAATGCTTACCGCGAATGGCGTGGACTACCGTATTATTCACTTTCTCAAGTAGTAAAACAGAAAGTTAAGATAGCAGTAAATTATGTAAACGATTTCGAGGAAAAACTTTCCGATTTAGCAAAAGCCAAAGACTGCGATGGCATTATTTGCGGACATATTCACCAAGCGGCTATTCGAGAAATTAATGGAATTACTTACCTCAACTCTGGTGATTGGGTAGAAACGATGTCGGCCTTGGTAGAAGATTTTGATGGCAAATGGAGCTTAGTTTATTATTCAGTGAGTGATGAAATTTCTGAAACAGATGAGAATGAAGAAGAGGAAGAACCTAGTAATAACGAAAAGTTTGTTTTACCTCGAATCGCGGCTTCTTTATAA
- a CDS encoding NIPSNAP family protein, with translation MRKSLLLVALLTLANLVFAQKQDNRYFEMRIYYCEPGRLPNLLTRFRDHTTKIFERHGMTNIGYWVPTQNEKNALYYVLAYPDKEARDASWKAFGADPEWKKVSEESQRDGKIVAKVESIFMTATDFSPKIKEKVKNPERMFELRIYTATPNNIDNVLARFRNHTTKLFKKHGMENIAYWKSIEKEGTQSRLVYILAHKSEEAGKASFDSFRKDEKWIKVRDESEKNGKIVEKVESIYMTPTDFSTIR, from the coding sequence ATGAGAAAATCACTCCTTTTAGTAGCATTATTAACACTTGCCAACTTAGTTTTTGCCCAAAAGCAAGATAATCGCTATTTCGAAATGCGTATTTATTACTGCGAACCGGGGCGTTTGCCTAACTTATTAACTCGCTTTAGAGACCATACCACTAAAATTTTCGAGCGTCACGGAATGACAAACATTGGCTATTGGGTGCCAACTCAAAACGAAAAAAATGCTTTGTATTACGTTTTAGCTTACCCAGATAAAGAGGCTCGTGATGCCTCATGGAAAGCTTTCGGAGCTGACCCAGAATGGAAAAAAGTGAGCGAAGAATCACAAAGAGATGGTAAGATTGTAGCGAAAGTTGAGTCTATCTTTATGACTGCGACTGATTTCTCTCCGAAAATTAAAGAAAAAGTAAAAAATCCTGAGCGAATGTTTGAGCTTAGAATCTATACAGCCACTCCAAATAACATTGATAATGTGTTGGCTAGATTCAGAAACCATACTACTAAACTTTTCAAGAAGCATGGCATGGAAAACATTGCTTACTGGAAAAGCATAGAAAAAGAAGGAACTCAATCAAGATTGGTATATATCTTAGCTCATAAAAGTGAAGAAGCAGGAAAAGCTTCGTTTGACTCATTCAGAAAAGACGAAAAATGGATAAAAGTTCGTGATGAGTCGGAGAAAAACGGTAAAATCGTAGAAAAAGTAGAATCTATCTACATGACTCCGACTGACTTCTCAACGATTCGATAA
- a CDS encoding phosphonate degradation HD-domain oxygenase: protein MAQKIISEIRQLFVNQGDDEYYGEKISQYEHAAQAAILAKRQGYDEEVQIAAFLHDIGHLFPAQTEEELMEVYGRKDHESVAADWLRERGFSEKIAILVENHVNAKRYLTYLDEDYYEALSEASKQTLMFQGGRMTENEAKNFEQNPYFELIIKMRRWDEAAKVENMPLPQLEHFLDIINIYLTQQ, encoded by the coding sequence ATGGCTCAAAAAATAATTTCAGAAATTCGCCAACTTTTCGTTAATCAAGGAGATGATGAATATTACGGTGAAAAAATCAGTCAATACGAACATGCCGCTCAAGCAGCCATTTTGGCTAAACGACAAGGCTACGATGAAGAAGTACAAATAGCCGCTTTTTTGCACGATATTGGGCATTTATTTCCTGCTCAAACTGAAGAAGAATTGATGGAAGTTTATGGTCGAAAAGACCATGAATCGGTAGCTGCTGATTGGCTTAGAGAACGAGGTTTTAGTGAAAAAATAGCTATTTTAGTCGAAAATCATGTTAATGCTAAGCGATATTTGACCTACTTAGATGAAGATTACTACGAAGCTCTTTCAGAGGCCAGTAAGCAAACATTGATGTTTCAAGGAGGGAGAATGACCGAAAATGAAGCGAAAAATTTCGAACAAAATCCTTATTTTGAACTTATCATAAAAATGCGACGCTGGGATGAAGCCGCCAAGGTTGAAAATATGCCCTTACCGCAATTAGAGCATTTCCTTGATATTATAAACATCTATCTAACTCAACAATGA
- a CDS encoding SgcJ/EcaC family oxidoreductase — translation MRKLVSFCSLFLLSNVLFAQAKTTDEVAVDKQVDALIASWNNHNYDDIANYATEDCDWVNVVGMWWKNRREIQYAHQVFHEGMFKNVTLTKKSVHFRAVTKDVMVVHLLQRVGAYTSPSGTLYPEADNLKLLVFVKKAEKWLLTAVENVVVIEQAQRSNPVNKMPK, via the coding sequence ATGAGAAAATTAGTTTCATTTTGCTCTCTGTTTTTATTATCAAACGTACTTTTTGCTCAAGCTAAAACCACCGATGAAGTGGCGGTTGATAAGCAAGTCGATGCTTTGATTGCGAGCTGGAATAACCACAATTACGATGATATTGCCAATTACGCCACCGAAGATTGCGACTGGGTAAATGTAGTAGGTATGTGGTGGAAAAACCGCCGTGAGATACAATACGCTCATCAAGTTTTTCATGAAGGGATGTTCAAGAATGTTACGTTAACCAAGAAAAGCGTTCATTTTAGGGCTGTTACGAAAGATGTGATGGTGGTGCATCTGCTGCAGCGAGTGGGAGCTTATACTTCGCCATCGGGTACTTTATACCCAGAAGCTGATAATTTAAAACTGTTGGTTTTTGTAAAAAAAGCAGAAAAATGGCTTCTAACAGCCGTTGAAAATGTGGTGGTAATTGAGCAAGCTCAACGGAGTAATCCTGTCAATAAAATGCCGAAATAG